The Paracholeplasma brassicae genome contains a region encoding:
- a CDS encoding ABC transporter permease subunit, whose amino-acid sequence MNKPNETIKAPLSEQEILAKKELKEQRKRDISEFIINYSLYILLVGFIIFVTIMRPRFISINSIVNIITQTAFRLPIALGVGGIIVLTGTDLSAGRIIGLTAIITASLLQRGDYPNIMYEGLANNPMPILLVLLIVVIVGGIFGAFNGFFVAKFKLHPFIVTLSTQLIVYAISLQYIQLGKNNGQPVGGLRPDFSDKIIGSVSIFGINIQFLVFYAIILVALMWFIWNKTVIGKNMYAVGCNPEAANVSGISVFKTIMTVFIMAGMLYGVNGFFTSAYVGSNNAATGVNFELDAIAACVIGGVSFSGGVGKIKGVVIGVFLLQLITASFIFLGVDANLQYAIKGLVILLATSIDMRKYLVRK is encoded by the coding sequence ATGAATAAACCAAATGAAACAATTAAAGCACCGCTAAGCGAACAAGAAATCTTAGCGAAAAAAGAACTTAAAGAACAACGTAAGAGAGACATTAGTGAATTTATCATTAATTACTCCCTCTATATTTTATTAGTCGGATTCATCATTTTTGTTACCATCATGAGACCGAGATTTATCTCGATAAACTCAATTGTCAACATCATCACTCAAACGGCGTTTCGTTTACCGATTGCCTTAGGGGTTGGTGGGATCATCGTCTTAACGGGTACCGACCTGAGTGCTGGGCGTATCATTGGCTTAACAGCCATCATTACGGCCTCACTACTTCAACGCGGGGATTACCCAAACATTATGTATGAAGGCTTAGCAAATAACCCAATGCCAATTTTACTCGTGTTATTGATTGTTGTGATTGTTGGTGGGATCTTCGGGGCATTTAATGGCTTCTTTGTTGCTAAGTTTAAACTACACCCATTTATTGTAACGTTATCGACTCAACTGATTGTTTATGCCATTAGCTTACAATACATTCAACTTGGTAAAAATAACGGTCAACCAGTGGGTGGATTAAGACCAGACTTCTCAGATAAAATTATTGGTAGTGTCAGTATCTTCGGTATTAACATTCAGTTTTTAGTATTCTATGCCATCATTCTGGTTGCCTTAATGTGGTTTATTTGGAATAAAACCGTGATTGGTAAGAACATGTACGCCGTTGGTTGTAACCCAGAAGCCGCAAACGTTTCAGGGATCAGCGTGTTTAAAACAATCATGACTGTCTTCATCATGGCAGGGATGTTATATGGGGTTAACGGCTTTTTCACAAGTGCTTATGTTGGCTCTAATAACGCCGCGACAGGGGTAAACTTTGAGTTAGATGCGATTGCAGCCTGTGTGATCGGTGGTGTATCATTCTCCGGTGGGGTTGGTAAAATTAAAGGCGTTGTGATTGGGGTATTCCTACTTCAATTAATTACCGCATCTTTCATCTTCTTAGGCGTTGATGCGAACCTTCAATACGCAATTAAAGGGCTTGTTATCTTACTTGCTACCTCAATTGACATGAGAAAATATTTAGTACGTAAGTAA
- a CDS encoding sensor histidine kinase, translated as MNPTIVRLFISQAFACYFLLILVPLKPPVKKHRLIIISGMFLITVANAFMIDSLGLSDFYIRFFFLTLLLPNFLLYSYYAIYKGAKLLFAMLSIQVFGNVAIVNGLLASYLTTQKDNPLLDTTIRVLTYLLFFPFVHRFIQPHYLKMVKTLNKGWWILNLVLVISYVLSYYIGFVPNPILYRPQYFIHLYVGLFLGLSIYVVLFFLFQEIESKISFERDKKLLSIQVSSLEAQSAAIFLAEEKIAIIKHDLRHHLSILNELILTKDFKQASHYLEDLDQTLSEVSPKSYCKNKVINAALSHYLNYASLEQIEVISNLDIPEVLPINPSELAIVFSNAIENAIHACLKIPEASNRVITLTSRFKNDSLFLEISNPYFDDIVFSKDGLPISNEHGHGTGVLSMVAFAKKNQAMLDFSVENHVFYLRLILNFLS; from the coding sequence ATGAACCCAACGATTGTCAGACTCTTTATTTCACAAGCCTTTGCCTGTTATTTTCTTTTAATTCTAGTGCCTTTAAAACCACCAGTTAAGAAACACCGTTTGATCATCATTTCTGGTATGTTTTTAATCACAGTAGCCAACGCATTTATGATTGATTCCCTTGGTTTATCTGACTTTTATATCCGTTTTTTCTTTTTAACGCTCTTACTACCGAATTTTTTACTTTATTCCTATTACGCGATATACAAAGGGGCAAAGCTTCTATTTGCTATGTTATCCATCCAAGTGTTTGGTAACGTCGCAATTGTCAATGGTTTATTAGCTTCCTATTTAACCACTCAAAAAGATAACCCTTTACTTGATACCACCATTAGAGTCCTCACTTATTTACTCTTCTTTCCATTTGTTCATCGGTTTATACAGCCTCATTATTTAAAAATGGTAAAAACACTCAATAAAGGCTGGTGGATATTGAACTTGGTTTTGGTCATCTCCTATGTGCTTTCTTATTACATCGGTTTCGTCCCAAATCCGATTTTATACCGACCACAGTATTTTATTCATCTCTACGTTGGTCTGTTTTTGGGTTTATCCATCTACGTTGTTCTCTTTTTCTTATTCCAAGAAATTGAATCGAAGATTTCCTTTGAGCGTGACAAAAAACTGTTGAGTATTCAAGTGAGCTCGCTTGAGGCACAGTCAGCGGCTATTTTTCTTGCCGAAGAAAAGATTGCGATCATCAAACACGACCTAAGACATCACCTATCCATTCTTAACGAACTGATTTTGACCAAAGATTTTAAACAAGCCTCACATTATTTAGAAGACCTTGATCAAACCTTATCTGAGGTCAGCCCTAAATCGTATTGTAAAAATAAAGTCATCAACGCCGCCCTTTCACATTACCTCAATTACGCTTCTTTAGAACAAATCGAGGTGATCTCCAATCTAGACATCCCAGAGGTCTTACCGATTAACCCTAGTGAGCTTGCGATTGTCTTTTCAAATGCCATTGAAAATGCGATCCACGCGTGTTTAAAAATACCTGAGGCGTCCAATCGTGTGATCACCTTAACTTCTAGGTTTAAAAACGATAGTCTCTTTTTAGAAATATCAAACCCTTATTTTGACGACATTGTCTTTTCTAAGGATGGTCTACCCATATCGAATGAACACGGCCATGGTACCGGGGTCTTAAGCATGGTTGCCTTTGCTAAAAAGAATCAAGCCATGCTTGATTTTTCAGTCGAAAATCATGTCTTTTATTTAAGACTCATCCTAAATTTTTTGTCTTAA
- a CDS encoding LytR/AlgR family response regulator transcription factor, producing MIKLVVCEDNQNEMTHLKTLLKKDVITRFDLDVTYFLNPKLVIDDQTILTHTDVFILDVLMPEFSGIELAKVIRKHNKDAVIIFLTASKEYALDAYEMLAIRYLIKPLKASELNDALAMASHLVKKKTVKYQIETRTERITLNLLDIKWIEYRDHVLYFTTTESVIKSKFYRTTFSKTIPSLFEHQSFILSHRSYLVNLNHVLKMVPDGFIMNNQAFIPISKNRRTLVRKQYLDYTLRGGY from the coding sequence ATGATAAAACTGGTGGTTTGTGAAGACAATCAAAACGAAATGACTCATCTAAAAACACTGTTAAAAAAAGACGTTATCACCCGTTTTGATCTTGATGTGACCTACTTTTTAAACCCTAAACTAGTCATTGATGATCAAACGATTTTAACTCACACGGATGTCTTTATTTTAGACGTTTTGATGCCCGAGTTCAGTGGGATTGAACTTGCTAAGGTCATACGAAAACACAACAAAGATGCGGTCATTATTTTTCTAACCGCCTCTAAAGAATACGCACTTGATGCGTATGAGATGTTGGCCATTCGGTATTTAATCAAACCATTAAAAGCGAGTGAGCTAAATGACGCTTTAGCAATGGCCAGCCATTTAGTCAAAAAGAAAACAGTCAAATACCAAATAGAAACCAGAACGGAACGCATCACGCTTAACCTACTTGACATCAAATGGATTGAATACCGTGATCACGTGCTTTACTTTACGACCACAGAATCGGTCATCAAAAGTAAGTTCTACCGTACGACTTTTTCAAAGACGATTCCATCGTTATTTGAACATCAATCATTCATCCTTTCACACCGATCTTATTTAGTCAATCTTAATCACGTCTTAAAAATGGTGCCTGATGGTTTTATTATGAACAACCAAGCCTTTATTCCAATATCAAAAAACAGACGAACACTCGTTAGAAAACAATACCTTGATTATACGCTTAGAGGGGGTTATTGA
- a CDS encoding NAD(P)/FAD-dependent oxidoreductase yields the protein MQDVIIIGSGPVGLYAATLCAMHNLDAIVLESSHLYGGTLNLYKEKNIYDMPGFPKTTAGELILSLYQQYLTQQQTDRILLNIQILDFVHEEDYYKIITNKGVYFSKTILFCNGGGMFRPRPLGLPNEKAFDNIHYFVERLSDFKDKDITILGGGDSSIDFALSLQPYAKSINVVHRRADFRAHENNVLQVKSFAKVYTPYEPIRMEGTTKVASLVIKHLETKETTTLKTDALLVFYGNVPIKPDYEAYGIKTDNGLITVKTNMETSHKGIYAAGNSVTYPGKIKMISSGMGEAATAVSSISKYLNPKKTMTYKH from the coding sequence ATGCAAGACGTTATCATCATTGGTAGTGGCCCTGTGGGTCTATACGCCGCCACGCTTTGTGCGATGCACAACCTAGATGCCATCGTATTAGAATCTAGCCATCTTTACGGTGGTACACTAAACCTATATAAAGAAAAGAATATTTATGACATGCCTGGTTTTCCAAAAACAACGGCAGGTGAACTCATTTTGTCTTTATACCAACAATATTTAACTCAACAACAAACCGATCGTATCCTGTTAAACATCCAAATTCTTGATTTTGTTCACGAAGAAGATTACTACAAAATTATTACAAACAAAGGGGTCTATTTTTCAAAGACCATCTTGTTTTGTAATGGTGGTGGGATGTTTCGACCACGACCTCTTGGACTACCTAATGAAAAAGCGTTTGATAACATCCACTATTTCGTTGAGCGTTTAAGCGACTTTAAAGACAAAGACATCACAATCTTAGGTGGCGGCGATTCTTCCATTGATTTTGCCTTAAGCCTACAACCCTACGCAAAATCCATTAACGTGGTTCACCGAAGAGCTGATTTTCGAGCCCACGAAAACAACGTCTTACAAGTCAAATCGTTTGCTAAGGTCTATACACCTTATGAACCAATCCGTATGGAAGGAACAACTAAGGTAGCGTCCCTTGTGATCAAACACCTAGAGACAAAAGAAACGACAACACTTAAAACCGATGCGCTTCTGGTCTTTTATGGTAACGTCCCAATTAAACCTGATTACGAAGCGTATGGCATAAAAACCGATAACGGCTTAATCACAGTAAAAACCAACATGGAAACCAGTCATAAAGGCATTTATGCCGCAGGCAACTCAGTTACCTATCCTGGTAAGATCAAAATGATTTCATCTGGCATGGGTGAAGCAGCCACCGCGGTTTCATCGATCTCAAAGTACTTAAATCCCAAGAAAACCATGACTTATAAACATTAA
- the pflB gene encoding formate C-acetyltransferase, translated as MKQWEGFKKGLWQETVDVRDFIVNNYEEYLGDDSFLVGPTEASTKLNQQFIDLLAKEIELGGVISVDTDVVSSITSHKAGYLDKSLEKIVGLQTDAPLVRGFHPYGGINVAVKAAEAYGYEINPELKHIFTEYRKTHNQGVFDAYNSEIRAARSAGIITGLPDAYGRGRIIGDYRRVALYGLDYLINQKKAEQKSLSFPMTERKIRLREEIQEQINALGRLKTLGEYYGFDLSRPADNAMEAVQWLYLGYLGAVKEQNGAAMSLGRTSTFLDIYIERDLKAGIINETDAQEIIDHFIMKLRMVRFARTPEYNELFTGDPTWVTESIAGMNLDGRSFVTRTSFRYLQTLYNLGTSAEPNLTVLWSESLPQNFKNFAAKVSIDTSSIQYENDELMRPEHGDDYAIACCVSPMAVGKEMQFFGARANLAKALLYSLNGGRDEMSGKQVAPKGEIIKPGVLNYDEVMVNYEKTLEWLAELYVGALNIIHYMHDKYAYESFEMALHDRDVTRFFATGVAGLSVVADSLSAIKYATVTPIYDEESGLVVDFKTEGEFPCYGNNDDRVDQIAVDLVSKFMNMIRKHETYRDSIPTMSVLTITSNVVYGKKTGNTPDGRRKGAPFAPGANPMHGRDNSGALKSLMSVAKIPCESCADGISNTFTIVPQALGKEETMMFENVMASDIKVENLVNILDGYFTGGGYHLNVNVLVREKLIEAMNNPHLYPNLTIRVSGYAVNFALLTNEQKRDVIARTFHETF; from the coding sequence ATGAAACAATGGGAAGGATTCAAAAAAGGTCTTTGGCAAGAAACTGTCGATGTCAGAGACTTTATCGTTAACAACTATGAAGAGTATCTAGGGGATGACTCATTCTTAGTTGGTCCAACAGAAGCATCTACAAAATTAAATCAACAATTCATTGATTTATTAGCAAAAGAAATCGAACTTGGTGGTGTCATCAGTGTTGACACAGACGTTGTGTCATCGATTACGTCACACAAAGCAGGTTACTTAGATAAGTCGCTTGAAAAAATAGTAGGTCTTCAAACGGACGCACCTCTAGTTAGAGGTTTTCACCCATATGGGGGGATTAACGTTGCTGTCAAGGCAGCAGAAGCGTATGGTTATGAAATTAATCCAGAGCTTAAACACATTTTTACTGAGTATCGTAAGACACATAATCAAGGGGTATTTGATGCTTACAACTCAGAAATCAGAGCAGCCAGAAGTGCGGGCATTATCACCGGTCTTCCTGATGCGTATGGTAGAGGCCGTATCATTGGTGACTACCGCCGTGTGGCTCTTTATGGATTAGACTACCTAATCAATCAAAAGAAAGCAGAACAAAAGAGTTTATCGTTTCCAATGACGGAAAGAAAAATCCGTTTAAGAGAAGAAATTCAAGAACAAATCAACGCACTTGGTCGCTTAAAAACCTTAGGGGAATATTATGGGTTTGACTTATCAAGACCAGCAGATAATGCGATGGAAGCTGTCCAATGGCTATATTTAGGTTATCTTGGTGCCGTTAAAGAGCAAAATGGGGCTGCGATGAGTTTAGGTAGAACCTCAACATTCTTAGATATTTACATCGAAAGAGATTTAAAAGCTGGCATTATTAATGAAACAGACGCTCAAGAAATCATCGATCATTTCATCATGAAATTGCGTATGGTTCGTTTTGCTAGAACACCTGAATACAATGAACTATTCACAGGCGATCCGACTTGGGTCACTGAGTCAATTGCAGGGATGAACTTAGATGGAAGAAGCTTTGTTACTCGTACAAGCTTTAGATACCTTCAAACACTGTATAACTTAGGGACATCGGCTGAACCGAACCTTACCGTATTATGGAGTGAATCATTGCCACAAAACTTTAAAAACTTCGCTGCTAAAGTATCGATTGATACATCATCGATTCAATACGAAAACGATGAATTAATGAGACCTGAACATGGTGATGACTATGCCATCGCATGCTGTGTTTCACCAATGGCAGTTGGTAAAGAAATGCAATTCTTTGGTGCACGTGCAAACCTTGCTAAAGCACTACTTTACTCCTTAAACGGTGGTAGAGATGAAATGAGCGGCAAACAAGTCGCACCAAAAGGTGAAATCATCAAACCAGGCGTCTTAAATTACGATGAAGTGATGGTTAATTATGAAAAAACGTTAGAGTGGTTAGCAGAACTATACGTTGGCGCATTAAACATCATTCACTACATGCATGACAAATACGCTTACGAGTCATTCGAAATGGCTTTACACGATAGAGATGTAACTAGATTTTTCGCAACCGGTGTTGCAGGCTTATCAGTAGTTGCAGATAGCTTATCAGCAATCAAATACGCCACAGTCACACCAATCTATGATGAAGAATCCGGCTTAGTCGTTGATTTTAAAACCGAAGGGGAATTCCCTTGTTACGGGAATAATGACGACCGAGTGGACCAAATCGCAGTGGATCTTGTTTCTAAATTCATGAACATGATTCGTAAACACGAGACTTACCGTGATTCAATTCCAACGATGTCTGTCTTAACCATTACTTCAAACGTGGTATATGGTAAAAAAACAGGTAACACGCCAGATGGCAGAAGAAAAGGCGCACCGTTTGCACCTGGGGCAAACCCAATGCACGGTAGAGACAATTCAGGGGCACTAAAATCCTTGATGAGTGTGGCTAAAATTCCATGTGAGTCTTGTGCCGATGGTATTTCAAATACCTTTACCATTGTGCCTCAAGCACTTGGAAAAGAAGAAACAATGATGTTTGAAAACGTCATGGCAAGTGACATTAAGGTAGAAAACTTAGTCAATATCTTAGATGGCTACTTTACTGGTGGTGGTTACCACTTAAACGTCAACGTCTTAGTTAGAGAAAAACTGATTGAGGCAATGAATAACCCACACCTATACCCAAACCTTACCATTCGTGTGAGTGGGTATGCCGTCAACTTTGCGTTATTAACTAACGAACAAAAGCGTGACGTTATTGCACGTACGTTCCATGAAACATTCTAA
- the pflA gene encoding pyruvate formate-lyase-activating protein — protein sequence MKHSKGNTHSVETMGAFDGPGIRYILFLQGCPLRCQFCHNRDTWDTQENKLQTPEEILADYQKYKTFYKNGGITVSGGEPLLQIDFLIELFTLFKAHNIHTCIDTSGATFTPHNTEKFASLMKVTDLVLLDIKHIDDEGHKVLVGTTNKHILAFAKYLSDIDKDVYIRHVLLPGITGTDDQLTRLRSFLDTLTNVKRIDILPYHKKGIVKWEINHFDYPLKELEEPCKDLIMKAHDILKTCYVYKK from the coding sequence ATGAAACATTCTAAAGGCAACACACATTCAGTAGAAACCATGGGCGCATTTGATGGGCCAGGGATTCGTTATATCCTGTTTCTACAAGGATGTCCTTTAAGGTGTCAATTCTGCCACAACAGAGACACTTGGGATACGCAAGAAAACAAACTTCAAACACCTGAGGAAATTCTTGCGGATTATCAGAAATACAAAACATTTTATAAGAATGGGGGAATCACTGTTTCAGGCGGTGAACCACTCTTACAAATCGACTTTTTAATTGAGCTCTTTACATTATTTAAAGCGCACAATATACATACATGCATCGACACATCGGGTGCGACCTTTACCCCACACAATACAGAGAAGTTTGCGTCATTGATGAAGGTAACGGATTTGGTTTTATTAGATATCAAGCACATTGATGATGAAGGCCATAAAGTCCTTGTTGGGACAACAAACAAACACATACTAGCGTTTGCTAAATACCTAAGTGATATTGATAAAGACGTCTACATTAGACACGTCTTACTCCCTGGCATTACAGGTACTGATGACCAACTAACCAGATTAAGGAGTTTCTTAGATACACTAACAAACGTCAAACGAATCGATATCCTGCCTTACCACAAAAAAGGCATCGTCAAGTGGGAAATCAATCACTTTGACTATCCGCTTAAAGAATTAGAAGAACCTTGCAAGGATTTAATTATGAAAGCACACGATATTCTAAAGACCTGTTATGTATACAAGAAGTGA
- a CDS encoding MATE family efflux transporter — translation MKNRSEIFEKMSIKKAVFTLALPTILSQLVSMIYNLTDTYFIGQVNDPYQVAAVNVAFPIFFVLIVFANLFGIGGGSLVSRLLGKKDYDNIKKVTISSLFGAFLMSLVYSIFVFVYFDQLLGLLGTSVNTIGHARDYLFWTVVIGAVPSTLGMVFGHLLRSEGFSKQASVGIAIGGVLNVILDPIFIFGFDMGVEGAALATMIANTLAMIYYVILIIKLGDQTHMSFDFRLISFRKYIWIPILAIGLPAASASLFNVFATTIINNLTSVYGDYELAAMGIVKKIDMIPLHVTLGISQGILPLIAYNYAAKNYKRMRDISKYGMKLVMIFSMLCVVLFVVEAPLLVRIFIKDSTTVHLGERFLRIAVLAMPVMGVNFVINTAFQAMGKGRQSLLLSISRQGLINIPLLYLMDYWFGLYGIIWTQLLADLLTFAIGFYLFTKLTRKLHEEEDYYNAQLLTQEV, via the coding sequence ATGAAAAATAGATCCGAAATATTTGAGAAAATGAGCATAAAAAAGGCAGTCTTTACACTAGCACTGCCAACCATCTTATCTCAGTTAGTCTCAATGATTTACAATTTAACAGACACCTACTTCATTGGACAAGTCAATGATCCTTATCAAGTAGCGGCAGTCAACGTGGCATTTCCAATATTCTTTGTCTTAATCGTTTTTGCCAACCTATTTGGCATTGGTGGGGGCTCATTAGTCTCAAGATTATTAGGGAAGAAAGACTACGACAACATTAAAAAAGTAACTATCTCGAGTTTATTTGGGGCATTCTTGATGTCTCTTGTTTATAGTATCTTTGTTTTTGTGTATTTTGATCAACTCTTAGGACTACTTGGTACATCAGTTAATACCATTGGTCATGCGAGAGACTATTTGTTTTGGACCGTTGTTATCGGTGCGGTACCTTCTACCTTAGGCATGGTGTTTGGACACTTATTAAGAAGTGAAGGATTCTCTAAACAAGCCTCCGTTGGGATTGCGATTGGTGGGGTTTTAAACGTCATCCTGGACCCAATCTTTATCTTCGGTTTTGACATGGGTGTTGAAGGCGCTGCATTAGCAACGATGATTGCGAATACGCTTGCGATGATCTATTACGTCATACTCATTATTAAACTAGGCGATCAAACCCACATGAGCTTTGATTTTCGATTGATTAGTTTTAGAAAATACATATGGATTCCGATTTTAGCAATTGGTCTTCCTGCGGCTTCTGCCTCATTATTTAACGTTTTCGCAACGACAATCATTAATAATTTAACCTCCGTTTATGGCGATTATGAGCTAGCGGCGATGGGGATTGTTAAAAAGATTGATATGATTCCACTTCACGTGACCTTAGGTATTTCTCAAGGGATCTTGCCTTTGATTGCGTATAACTATGCAGCTAAGAATTATAAGCGTATGAGGGATATCTCAAAATATGGTATGAAACTTGTGATGATTTTTTCAATGCTTTGTGTGGTCCTCTTTGTTGTTGAGGCACCATTATTGGTACGTATCTTTATTAAAGATTCAACCACGGTGCACTTAGGTGAACGTTTCTTAAGAATTGCTGTTTTAGCCATGCCAGTCATGGGGGTAAACTTTGTTATTAATACCGCATTTCAAGCGATGGGTAAAGGTAGACAATCCCTACTGCTTTCGATTTCAAGACAAGGTTTAATCAACATTCCGCTTTTATACTTAATGGATTACTGGTTTGGTCTTTATGGGATCATTTGGACACAATTACTAGCAGACCTCTTAACGTTTGCGATTGGATTCTACTTGTTTACTAAACTAACAAGAAAACTTCACGAAGAAGAAGACTATTATAACGCTCAATTATTAACACAAGAAGTCTAG
- a CDS encoding LacI family DNA-binding transcriptional regulator yields MTIKELARLASVSVTTVSLVLNDKPSRISEQKKEEIKRLAKEYNYEPNLTARNLVTKKSKTIGLLIPDIENLFFSALAKKVEDELRKNGYSLILVNSDDSYKNDLELIKNLESRGVDGLLLTISNESEAHEREYRKLLSRLTIPYVFVDRTFLNDNDPQVYFDNQLGGYFATEYLINEDYQRIGCLSAPSSMNGQFRYKGYLKALETFKIPFDDSLVYEGDFRYQSGYEAGDFYKDKYVDAIFASNDLMAYGLIKRLKELGIDVPKDIKVVGYDNLAFSSMLGIDLPSVEQNISDLGSSAVKLLMQLIKQKQTKIKIVLEPVFKR; encoded by the coding sequence ATGACAATTAAGGAATTAGCAAGGCTTGCGAGTGTATCGGTTACGACCGTCTCACTTGTTCTAAATGATAAGCCTTCACGAATCTCTGAACAAAAAAAAGAAGAAATCAAACGATTAGCCAAAGAATACAATTACGAACCGAATCTAACCGCAAGAAATCTAGTAACCAAAAAATCAAAAACGATTGGTCTTTTGATTCCCGATATTGAGAACTTGTTTTTTAGTGCACTTGCTAAAAAAGTAGAAGACGAATTAAGAAAAAATGGCTACTCTTTGATTTTGGTTAATAGCGATGATTCGTATAAAAATGATTTAGAACTTATTAAGAATTTAGAGAGTCGTGGGGTCGACGGGTTACTTTTAACCATTTCGAATGAATCAGAAGCACATGAAAGAGAATATCGTAAACTTTTATCAAGACTAACCATTCCTTACGTGTTTGTCGATAGAACATTCTTAAACGATAATGACCCACAAGTCTATTTTGATAACCAATTGGGTGGGTATTTTGCCACCGAGTATTTAATTAATGAAGACTATCAAAGAATAGGCTGTTTGAGCGCACCTAGTTCAATGAATGGGCAGTTTCGATACAAAGGTTATTTAAAGGCATTAGAAACCTTTAAGATTCCATTTGATGATTCTCTGGTCTATGAAGGTGATTTTCGTTACCAAAGTGGGTATGAAGCAGGTGATTTCTACAAAGACAAATATGTTGATGCAATCTTCGCATCCAATGATTTGATGGCGTATGGGTTGATCAAACGATTAAAAGAGTTGGGGATCGATGTACCAAAAGACATTAAAGTGGTGGGTTATGACAACCTAGCGTTTTCATCCATGCTTGGCATTGATTTACCATCGGTCGAACAGAACATTTCGGATCTCGGAAGTAGTGCAGTCAAACTCTTGATGCAATTAATCAAGCAAAAACAAACAAAAATTAAAATTGTCTTAGAGCCCGTCTTTAAGCGATAA
- a CDS encoding GNAT family N-acetyltransferase — protein sequence MTTTIEKNALTVQLYQDIRKTVSFKEYKDEDVEVALKHTLFSVVAYKDDRPVGIARLVGDDRVTFFIKDVVIIPEYQSNGVGHQLMLALFEYIEEHACEGAYVGLMSTPGKEAFYEKYGFIKRPTENLGSGMVLYYEKKK from the coding sequence ATGACGACAACAATCGAGAAGAACGCCTTAACCGTACAACTTTATCAAGACATCAGAAAAACTGTTTCGTTTAAAGAATACAAAGACGAGGACGTTGAAGTCGCACTAAAGCATACACTTTTTTCAGTGGTTGCTTATAAAGATGATCGACCAGTAGGTATTGCTCGTTTGGTTGGTGATGATCGAGTAACGTTCTTTATCAAAGACGTAGTGATTATACCAGAATACCAAAGTAACGGGGTTGGTCACCAACTCATGCTTGCCTTATTTGAATACATTGAAGAACACGCTTGTGAAGGTGCTTATGTAGGCTTAATGTCAACGCCAGGCAAAGAAGCGTTCTATGAAAAATATGGGTTTATCAAACGACCAACAGAGAATTTAGGAAGTGGGATGGTATTATACTATGAAAAGAAAAAATAA
- a CDS encoding ribokinase, with protein MKRKNKVYVLGSINIDLVVEVDYLPKPGETLKGKQFLRNLGGKGANQAISARRLGCDTTLIASVGNDPFGKEALTKLNDSLINTTKIELSNSDTGMAFITRHEAENRIILYPGANHEMDEKRAMDALNGTQGDLLVTQFEIPYEIVYHGLKKAKSLGMTTVLNPAPATKIGSEIYACVDYLIVNQTECEILSGIYPNSLEDVLVAKDYFIKKGVKKLIVTLGSKGSIYVSSDQIIEQKAFFIKPVDTTGAGDSYVGGIAYGLLNELTMKETLEIASACGAYATQKEGVYEAIGNHQQIMKFMEERK; from the coding sequence ATGAAAAGAAAAAATAAAGTCTACGTACTAGGTAGCATCAATATTGACCTAGTCGTTGAAGTTGACTATCTACCAAAACCTGGTGAAACACTCAAAGGTAAACAGTTTCTTAGAAACTTAGGTGGCAAGGGCGCAAACCAAGCCATATCAGCCAGAAGACTTGGTTGTGATACGACCTTAATTGCGAGTGTTGGTAATGATCCTTTTGGTAAAGAAGCATTAACTAAACTAAACGACAGTCTAATTAACACAACTAAAATAGAGTTATCAAACTCGGATACCGGCATGGCCTTTATCACAAGACATGAGGCGGAAAACAGAATCATCCTATACCCAGGGGCAAACCATGAGATGGATGAAAAAAGAGCGATGGATGCACTAAATGGCACTCAAGGCGACTTGTTAGTAACGCAATTTGAAATACCTTACGAGATTGTTTATCATGGGTTGAAAAAAGCCAAATCTCTTGGTATGACGACGGTATTAAATCCAGCACCCGCGACTAAAATAGGTAGTGAAATTTACGCGTGTGTGGATTACTTAATCGTCAATCAAACCGAATGCGAAATACTATCTGGGATTTACCCGAATTCGTTAGAGGATGTGTTAGTCGCCAAAGACTATTTCATTAAAAAAGGTGTCAAAAAACTGATTGTAACCTTGGGATCAAAAGGATCCATCTATGTATCAAGCGATCAGATCATTGAACAAAAAGCATTCTTTATCAAACCAGTCGATACGACTGGTGCAGGTGATTCTTATGTAGGAGGCATCGCTTATGGTCTATTAAATGAGCTAACAATGAAAGAGACCTTAGAGATAGCTTCTGCTTGTGGGGCTTACGCCACACAAAAAGAAGGGGTTTATGAAGCCATTGGAAATCATCAACAAATCATGAAATTTATGGAGGAGAGAAAATGA